Sequence from the Penicillium oxalicum strain HP7-1 chromosome IV, whole genome shotgun sequence genome:
CCTGCCGCTCGAGGCTTTCCTGGCGCCGTGTACTTGCGGCGAAAGTACTTCTGCCACGCAGGACCATTGATGTATCCGAATCGGTCGCGGTGTTGGCTCTGTTCATCCTCTCTTGGGTCCGCCCACTCTGACCAACTGTCTACTTTCCGAGTACCGACTTCTTGGTCTGTCTCTGGACCACTTCAAGTGACGTCGGTACGAGTGGTACCATAAGTAGTCATGTACACCAGTTCACGCCCTCGGACTTTGCATCGTCTGCAGTCTGCACTATGCACGACGCAGTCCTTCAATTCTAAAACCATGCAGATTCTCGAGTTTCTTATCCACCGGACAAAGGTATTTTTCGAGTCACGACTTGTCCACTCCGCATCTCCGTCCTGATGGACTATTCCTCCCGACGCCATCTCCCTCGTCATCCGTGGAATCGGTGGTTCTTCCCGTCCTGTCGCAAGTCTCGTGTCTCTGCGCccgatttcctttttccttttcttgccGACGCTCCTgactgctctctctctctctttgtccaACTGACTCTCTTTTTCAGCCCCCCTTTTTGGTGTCGAATCACCTCCGCCCCGTCTTCCCTTCATACCTGACCGTCTCTGGGGGTTGTCCTGTTGACTGGATCCTTGCCTTTGACTCTTACCCTCGTTTGCTCTCCTTCCATTTGGCgaacctctttttttttcaccccttctcgtcttttcctcttttccctttttacCTCTCCAGTCGGGCTTCCGTATCATCAAGTCCTTGTATCGAGATCCGTCGTGATCCTCCTCCAAATAATCGTAAATGAAGCTACCTGACCTATTTTGTTTGGCTCTGATTGAttttccccccccttgaAGAGGCTAAATAtccacctcccctcctccccctttttcGTTCCACTCGAGTCTCGTACCCTTTTGGTGACCTCCCCACTTGTCACTGCACAGCTAATTAATTAAATCGCTCTATCGGTGatagccttttttttttccttcgaCCGACTCCGCATCTTCACTccctcctttcctttcttcttgaatGGCCTAGGACCTCATTTACCTGGCTAGATCATCCATCTAGACTCGAATCAAGTCCTGTTCCCCAGAGGCACGGACAGTATACCCAGTGAGCAAGGTGAGTTTCTTCATACTGGTCAAAGCCATATGGTTCGTGACAGCTGCCCCTTCATCTCTCATCTTGATATTCAACACGGAGCGGTACCGTCTTACACTGTCAGTGCCGCACTGCCACCTCGCCCTCTTGAGAGACTGCATCAATTCATCATCAGATCTCCTTGCCGTGGGATTTTGATCAGAGCAACTCACGTTCTGCAATTCCAACAGGTCATTCACGGCGACGGTTCTACGCCTCGACTTGGCCGGCTCCACCCCCTTTCGAGTCTCCTCGCCCTCCCCCGTCATCTTCGATCTTCGATCGTTGAACTCGCAAACCTCGACAGGAAATTTCACCCTCCTCGGATGGACTGCTGAACATCGGTCATTGTCCGAGTgctacttttttttctttttttttcttttcttttttttgatacATTCTTCTTTATCCTTGATCTGGCTCTTGCTCTCATTTCGGATACTTGTCTCGCGACAAGCACAACCTGTTCGCAATGCAACACTCGGATGCATCACGTTTTAATTCCCATAGATTCAACAATCTGACTGGCGATACGGGATTCTCTCACGGAGCTTACCATTCCAACACGCCCAACCAGGGTTTCTCGAATCGCAACAATCGCCGGGCCAACATCCCTGCGATCAACACCGCCGCTGCGGGTCATGCCTCGGACATGGGGTCTGGCGCCGCCTTCGATATGAATTTCACTCCCCTTCTCCCGTCGCAACTGCTGGTGGGCAGCCCCTTTCAGCCAGGGACGCCTTCAGCCTTTGCCTCACCGCAATTTGCCAGCTTCGGAGGGTTCCCGCAGGCCACTGCCAATGGACACTCCCAAACCCATCAGACCCATCAGCTTGGGAGCCCGACCCAGGGACTGCCGAGCCACGGTCTGTTCCTGTCGACCGACGTGAGCGCGGCGCAATTGATGGGTGGCCCCCAGTCGCCCATCGGCGCTCTGCACCACGCGGGCTTGGGCAGCGCCGCTCTGGGTAGCCCAGCAGCCTCGGTGGCCCCCGGTTTGCTCGCGGGAACCAGTCGCACCGTGTATCTCGGAAACATCCCCCCGGAGACCAGCGCGGAAGAAATCTTAAACCATGTGCGAAGCGGACAGATCGAGTCCGTTCGCCTGCTCCCCGACAAGAACTGCGCCTTCATCTCTTTCCTGGACAGCAGCTCGGCCACTCACTTCCACTCGGATGCCATCTTGAAAAAGCTGGCCATCAAGGGGAACGATATCAAGATCGGCTGGGGAAAGCCTTCCCAAGTGCCGACCTCGGTCGCTCTCGCGGTGCAGCAATCGGGCGCCTCCCGCAATGTCTACCTCGGTAACTTGCCGGAAGAGACCACCGAGGATGGCCTGCGGGAAGAATTGAGCAAGTTTGGACCTGTGGACACCGTGAAGATTGTCAAGGAAAAGTCGATCGGATTCGTGCACTTCCTTTCCATCAGTAACGCGATGAAGGCGGTCGCCCAGCTGCCTCAGGAGCCCGAGTGGCAGGCTCCCAAGCGCGTCTTTTATGGCAAGGACCGATGCGCCTACGTCTCCAAGACTCAGCAGCAAAACGCAGCGCAATTCCTGGGTATCGCCCCGGGCTATGCGCACGTCTTGAACTCTGCCGATCGTGACCTGATCTCCAATGCGTTGGCTCAGCAATCGGTGGCTGCGGCGGCTGTGGCCACGACGGCGGGCGGTGTCAACAACCTCGGAAACCGAACCATCTACCTGGGCAACATTCATCCCGAGACGACCATCGAAGAGATTTGCAATGTGGTTCGCGGAggcctcctccaccacatCCGATACATTCCCGATAAGCACATTTGCTTCGTTACCTTCATCGATCCTACTTCCGCCGCCTCGTTCTACGCGCTGAGCAATCTACAGGGACTGATGATCCACAACCGTCGGCTGAAGATCGGCTGGGGCAAGCACTCCGGTCCTCTGCCTCCGGCCATTGCCCTTGCTGTCAGCGGTGGTGCGTCCCGCAATGTGTATGTCGGCAACTTGGATGAGACCTGGACGGAGGAGCGTCTGCGTCAAGACTTTTCCGAGTACGGTGAGATCGAGCTGGTGAACACCCTTCGCGAAAAGAGCTGCGCCTTCGTCAACTTCACCAACATCGCCAACGCCATCAAGGCCATCGAGGGCATGCGCAACCGCGAGGAATACCGCCGGTTCAAAATCAACTTTGGCAAGGATCGCTGTGGAAACCCACCCCGCCAGGCCACCAACCAGGGGGGTTCCCCATCGGGACGCAATGGACACGGTCTGGAGGGCCCCCAGTCCCCATCCCCTGCCTTGAATGGATTCCAGCAGGGGTTGAGTCAGAACGGCTCTCAATCGAGTCCAACTCGTCCCGCTCTTTCGCCAGCTCCGGGTTCCACCGGTTCTCAGAACGGTCAGCAACAGCGCCACCCTCTGCAGACGGTGACTTCGCCCTCCAATGTTCTCAACGCGGGCTCCAACAACCCCCTCACCATGTACCTGAACCAGATGTCGGTGCAGCAGGCCCAGGAGCAGAAGAACCGTCTCTCCGACTCCATGGCGATGGCTAGCCTTCAGGCTCAGTCTCAGGGCCCTTCCCAACAATCCTTGTTCAATGGAGCCGGCAATGGCGAACTGACCAATGGGTCCATGGACGCGCCCATGCGTCATGGACACGCTCACAAGCCCTCTGGTAACGGCTATCTGAGTGTCGCTGGCTCTGGTCACCACTCCACAGCCAGCACCAGCAACCTCAGTGTGCCGCGGGCCCAGCACTCGCGCGCCGTCAGtctcccctctttctcgCAGGAGCCCTTTGGTCCAGTCTCCAGCCAACCGGGGCACATGCGCGCTATTGCGCACCAGCCTCAGGCCAGCttctcgagcttctcggGTCTGGGAGGCCTGAACCACTCGGGCTTTGGCCTGGCCATTCAAAATGAGAACTCGCTGCCCGGATgggccgaggaagagattgGCGCAAAATAAAGAGAAAAATGACCGATCAAGGAGTCTCATGTCTTCATATATACAACTCATCTCTTTCATTTTGGAGAGTTTAATTTTCTTTGACCCAACAAACGGTTTTTTTTGGCCGTTTGCCAAATGGGcattttccctcttttttctctttttttttgatttcacCTATTGTGTTTTAAATTTTTGATtcatttccccctcctcactattcttttctttctgtttcttctcctttttttcccctttccccccaaTTTTCTCTTGTTACCATACAGTTGCACCCATCCTCTTCCGCTTACGACGCCATATTGAGTTACCTCCATTTTACTACCGACTATCTCTTTCGATTATCATCCATGTATtaatctttctttttgactttttttttctctttccattGACTCCTTCGCCCATTTATCCTTATGGTTTTTATTCGCTATTTCTACCTTCTGATCATTGTCATTGATTTTGACCTCGACATGAACACTCGTGGGGTGAAGCGTGAGCCTGATCACCCGTTTGCGTGTGGTTTGTCGTCTCTCGATCTTTGCCTTGTACTGCATGGGCTGAGCCGCGAGATCAGTGGCTCTTCCTGGCTCGATTCTGCCTCTGTCCAGTATGGTGAAGAATCTGTCTTGATCTCCCTCTGATCTGACCTTTGATATACCCCGAATATAACAATCTTACCATACTCCACCGTGCGGAATCGAGTGATTAGACATAGGCTTGGCAGGTCGTCAGAGCAGCTTGGATTTGGACAAGGTATTTTGAAGATTACCCGGAGAATAAGGCCAGTAGCCAAGTGAAGCCCGATCAAAGGGGCTCATGGGTACCTATTTACGTGCACCAAGTATCTACCTAGGTAGTACGCATCCCAGGTTGCGCAATGTATAGGCACACAAAGTACCGACAAGGTCGACGAGAGAATATCACTACCAGATACTAATCGGATCCTGGTACAAAACGGATGAATGCGAAAATTTGTAGACACCTCAATATGTATCAGATATTGACACAATGCCAACAGTCAAGGTTGTTTACCAGccctagtagtatcctatCTACATACCTGAGTATCTCAACCTACCTATCGAGCCGGGCTGGAATGGATCTGGCATGTTTCAAGGAAGAGATAGACTTCATATTGTACCAGATTACCTTTTAGGAGATCAATCCCGCCATTTTCAAAATAATCAGGAGGTTGCTCAAGGAGGATACCTGAACCTCACTACTGTGATCAAAGTGTTGGATGGGGTCTCTCTGCGCAAGGGTATCAGGTATATATCTAGCTCCCGTCAGTCGCCCTTTGACATGGCCGGAGAAGTCACGTAACACTTGTTTTTGGAGAGAGATGTTTAGTTTGAATAAGCTCTGGTTTGAGTTGGGCAGAATGATGTTTCGAGAGATATAGTACATATCGACTACCGACTGCTCTATGTAGAGTGGATAATGCGGGTCGAGATCTCATAGAATATCAATGTCATTGCCTTTATCCCCTGCAGAGCTTCTACATTTACTGAAGCCGCTCACCAGGGCCAGATCACGTGACATTATACTTCCTTATCGGGACTAGTCCCAGAAAGCTCTCCCGCCTGGTCGGATCGTCCCTCAAACCCACGCAGCTGATCACCTGGTCGTCAGAGTATTCCAGGCCACGCATCTGAACTTTGTTCTCTGCACAGGCCAGAACGGTCAAAGATGTCGCTACCACCAGAGCAGATTAATATCAAGCGTCGccgggaggaggagccgGTTGAGACTCTCTGTACGTGACGAATTTCCTCTCCATCTTGgttttattttctttcttccgtTGCGGCCGAGGAGCTGGGTTAGTGTAGAGAGAGCTTCTCTACTTTACCCCACGATGTAGACCACCCACCCGGCCTATCGCATCTTGCAATCGCGCAAAATCTACCGTGTTACCCTTCTGATGGTCTATTTTATCTTGTTTTCTGTTTGATTCAATTTTATTCTTATCGAAtaaaattttttttcttgtcttttgcGAAATTCCTTGCTCCATTGCTGTTGAAGCTCCCGCGGAGTACCAGTTATGAGTTACTGACCCCCCGCTGCAGACATCCAGTCCGCGACACGCCAAACCAAGCGCCGATTCACCGATTATGTCTTCGAGCGTGTCACACTAAGCCGTAAAGATGTCGCGGCTACCGAATCGACTCCGCTTCCACCAGGGAACCCCGCCGCCCAACGACTCCTACGCACCCCCCGCTCCGTGAGCAGCTTGCACATTCCCAACCGTCGcgcggcggcagcggcagcggcagcagcaacacAGCCGACAAATTCCAACGGAATTCCCGTGGTACGAGCAACTTCTCCGGGTGCAGAGATTCGAGAAGCCCATCGCCTAGCGGCAGCACGAAAAGACGCCGAGGAAAAGCGTCAACGTCTTCTACAAACTCCGCCGCAGCCTCCCTCGGCAGCGCATTCGACGCCGAGCCAAGCTCCATCTACTCCTCCCGAGCAGGAAcaggagagaggaggagaaatACTCTCTGTGCCGGGCCTGTCGAGCCGTGCGCAGTCCCTTCGTCGATTCCAAATCTCTCGCTCCAGCAGTCCCAGTCTTGGTGCGCCCGGTACGATTGGAGGAGGAATCCAGAAACGACGCACTGATGGCGCAGCGCCGGGTGTGGCGGTTCTCGTGGAACAGCTTCGTCGTCAACCACATTCTCGCAAAGCGTCTATGGTTGCGGGACTGGTCGACCAAGCTCGTCTCGATGCATCCGTCAACAATGAAGAGTCCGACAATGCTCCCGTCAAACCACGGAAACGACCTGTCGTCAAtcaggccgagaagaaatggCGTGCGGAGCGTCAGAGTGCCATCAACGCTGCCAAGCAGCATCTGTCCGAGGTGTTGGACAAATCGGCTCGTCAGACGAATCACACCACctgggaagaagagtcggAGCGCCTTGCGAAGGATTTTGAACAAGTTGCGCTGGAGttggagcaggagcaggatCGGGCACGGGGGCATGAGATGGAGCTCGATGATCACGCTATGGACATGACGACTGAGCAGCAGCCACGAATCGTACCGCCACCGATCTCCTCGCCAAAGCCGATGAAGTATCAGCCCCGGCCACCGAAACAGCCTCGCGCGATAGCTCGACCTGCAGCTTCTCAGACGGAGATGGAGGGCGTCGTGGCTGGAGTCGGGGCTGGAGCCGAGACTGGGTCTGGGGCAAGCTCTGCTCTGgctgaagaggatgaggatgactaCGTCTACGATGTGTACATTCGTCGACCATTATCCGAGCGTGAAATGCTCACCAACCCTCTAGCCGAGCTTGAAAGCGAACAACAGCTGCAACAGATTGAAGCGGCGAATCGGGGCATTGGTGTCATTGTGATCACCGCAGAGGATGAAGAATACTGGGAGAACTttgtggaagatgaggaggaggaatgggaCAGTGAAGACGCGGATTCGAATGGTGAGTTGACCTCTACAGTTATATGCCATGTCGGCAGATTTGGCCCATTCCTTCGTTTCGCGAACGTGGCAAGCTGACGAGAACCTCTATGCCAGCTGAAAATAACCCTGCGAATGAATACCCCGACGAGGAGCTGTCTTCCtctgacgaggaggatgatccGACGGCCATCTATCGCAAATACCGACATCGTGCCGCctcggatgatgaggagtACGACATTGATGACTCGGGGAGTGAGGGAGGGGCTCCCTTTGGATCAAAATATGGGTTTTCACAGCGGTACGCTGGGGATGGAGATTCCGACGAGGATAGCtattgattttctttttggcatgAATcgaaccagaaccagaaccaaCTTCtccctcaaaaaaaaaaggaggtaTGCTGGCATTTCTAATTGAGATTTTGGTACTCTCAGAGTTTCCACTGTAGACTCTCCAGTGCCGAGTCTACAATACTTTCTTAGTCTCTTTCTCGATGTCACGGTATGGTGCGCTAATCCCGGACTCCACGGGAGCACTTTGGGTATTCAGACTCGGCGATCTGTAGAGGTGAGATAAGCACAAGTGTGCATGTGACAATGAATCTGTGCCGACGGTGCTTTTGGTGGGGGACACAACTTTATGTGTACAGTACATCTTTTATCTCTCCTTGGGCGGTCGTGACTCGCCCTGCACGGTAACCAGGCCTGCATTGTCCACAGTCCATCGTCACAGCCCAAGATGTCACCAACTCTATGCTTCTACCTTGGTCTCTAATACATctttattttccttttctttttcttttctttttttttttcacaatCTTTCATAAACACCACCCATGGTTGATTTTaatttcttctttcatgGTTCTCTCTTATCATTTCTTTTCAATCCCTTAtgtttgtgtgtgtgtcgcTTTCTGGCAGCGGGCACCAGTgccctcaaaaaaaaactaaaTCTGGGCATGCTTGGCATCGGCAACAAGTCACCCCCAGCCACACTGAAATCTCACTCGGCCCAACAATTTCTTTCTGGAAGGAAGATAGGAAGACATTGACAAGATAAGATCTGTATTCTTATATGGGTCTCTGTGTGTGTATGATATTCTTCAATTCATGCTTTGAAGCTTGTAGCCTGTGGCCAGTGGTCTGTGGCATGCACATGTATAGATGTATCTCGTCCTCTAACATGTAAGTACTGGTAGTATCTTTCTCATGTACCATATACCAGGTGCCACGTGCGTGATGTCCAGTGATCCACCTCGTTGTCGACTGGGTGCTCCCAATGCCAGGtccagatcagatcaagacCCTTCTACCACCAGTGACTCTATATATCCCCTCACCACTGTATGTACCCAGTCCAGTACCTACAGGATCGGATCGGATCGGATCCCTTTTCAAAATTCCCACCCAAAGCGGATACCTCCTAGTATCCGCCACTCCAGTCGGTTGACATGCCATGCCACACGTCTTTTGTGGTCCACTGTGGAAACGTGGAAACATGGAACTTGAGAATCTGTGGAAGGGAAGGTCTTGGTGAATTGGTAGGTTCTGGTAGGAGGTAATTCCCTTTAAATACCCAGTTTAGGACTTGACCCAAGCCTCATCggctggaaaaagaaagtgattCCTCTTTCCAcatgggaagaaaaggggaggaaaaagCACACACATGAGCGGAAgtcagaaaagaagagaagggaagagaaagagggggggggggggggggtattGGAACTGCGTTTTGGGTCATGGAACGTTCTTTGGAGGGGACTGTTGAATGTCTGGATGCCAAGGCTGGGATGGACTCGTTAtctttttttacttttttttgggccaGGTTCCTTTGATCGGTCTGTTGATCTAGTAGGGGACAGTGGCAATTTATACAGACATGTATGTAGTTGTGGAATTGTTTCCGGGCGTTGTGATTATGTCGAAATCTTTTTGGACGGATTTATCTACTTGAGGAGATATCTGCTTTGTGAACTCTTGGAGAATAGGAATGTACTTTGCTCTGTTTGGATATTTCCACTTTGCGGTACCCACGTAGCAAGTCAGGGTCTTTCGATCCGTATCACGTGCGATTAGCGGTCCAGGCTGGACGAGTCGGCGTGGACCCTCCATGTTGAATTCATCACATGttcagctctctctctctctctttctggaGTCTATACGCATCCAGTCGGGCCCATTCGCAGAATTGATCAACCTCTCTAGAGCATGCCTCAGATGAAATAGCCGAACCAGCCGATTCAAAGAACAAGAGCAGGTTCTTAAATCATAAGACAGAAGAGAGTGTCATTGGCAAGTCCATGACtcagtgtgtgtgtgtgtgtgtctgttctttcttttatttttcgtttttttttttttttgatctaTTTGATTGaatttctccctcttccctccccaTTCCAACCTTTTCCCCACGGTGTTTGAGACAGCCGCTGCATCCATCCTCGCCTCCGGGGAAAGCACGAGCAATCAAAACGTAATGGATATTGCCAAAATGGTAATTGCTGGGATAATCCggggaagaggaatgaaTTAAAGACCGGGGGAAGAATTAGGTTGGGAAACTGGGGTAGAGCCTCCTCCAGTCAGCCTACAGGGGAGCTTGAGGTGAGAAATGTTGGCACGAGTAAGAGTGGTTTCTACCGCGGTCATCGTCGGGGAGGGGATTAGAACTGGAACTGGGAACTGGGAACCGAGAGAACTGGTCGTGATTATGCAGGTGATGTTCCTGCGACAGGTCTGGTCATCTCCTTCCGAAGCGGGAAATCCCGTCGCCGTCTATTTGGTtgaagtggaggaggagaagaagaagaagagaaaagagaaagtTCAAACCAAAGGAAGGGTATAGGTCAATTGTCTTCTTTGGGGCGATCTCGTTGGTTGCGTGACTGGGAAATGGACGGGAGGTTATTTACATAACGAGAGGCTCAAGCGTCTCGAGAGAATGGGTATTCGAGGATAattgatggaagagagagagagacacacacacacacagagagagatgtATGAGGCTACTTTGACGGACGGGGAGGAAGTGTCCAGGAGCAGGTCACAAAGTttgttttcgttttctttttcatttcttatttgttttttttttcactcgTTCTGGTACAGGCTCGGGCCATGCCAAGAGGTGAGCAGAATCATCCGAACCTGATCGGTGACCACCGGATGGTCTGATGGTCTGATAGACGGGTTGGTCACGAGCTCAGCGCAGCCGCATTTTGTCCTAGTGTCCCAGTGTGTTACAGCTGACTACTGTGCGAGTTCAATTCCCCGCCGTCAAGGTCGGAAATAATTCCCCTGAACCAGTCGTCGGTCCTCTCGGTCCACCTTTTGGGTTGGACCGACGGGCGTCAAATGAATACAAGAGGCCC
This genomic interval carries:
- a CDS encoding RNA-binding protein MRN1; this encodes MQHSDASRFNSHRFNNLTGDTGFSHGAYHSNTPNQGFSNRNNRRANIPAINTAAAGHASDMGSGAAFDMNFTPLLPSQLLVGSPFQPGTPSAFASPQFASFGGFPQATANGHSQTHQTHQLGSPTQGLPSHGLFLSTDVSAAQLMGGPQSPIGALHHAGLGSAALGSPAASVAPGLLAGTSRTVYLGNIPPETSAEEILNHVRSGQIESVRLLPDKNCAFISFLDSSSATHFHSDAILKKLAIKGNDIKIGWGKPSQVPTSVALAVQQSGASRNVYLGNLPEETTEDGLREELSKFGPVDTVKIVKEKSIGFVHFLSISNAMKAVAQLPQEPEWQAPKRVFYGKDRCAYVSKTQQQNAAQFLGIAPGYAHVLNSADRDLISNALAQQSVAAAAVATTAGGVNNLGNRTIYLGNIHPETTIEEICNVVRGGLLHHIRYIPDKHICFVTFIDPTSAASFYALSNLQGLMIHNRRLKIGWGKHSGPLPPAIALAVSGGASRNVYVGNLDETWTEERLRQDFSEYGEIELVNTLREKSCAFVNFTNIANAIKAIEGMRNREEYRRFKINFGKDRCGNPPRQATNQGGSPSGRNGHGLEGPQSPSPALNGFQQGLSQNGSQSSPTRPALSPAPGSTGSQNGQQQRHPLQTVTSPSNVLNAGSNNPLTMYLNQMSVQQAQEQKNRLSDSMAMASLQAQSQGPSQQSLFNGAGNGELTNGSMDAPMRHGHAHKPSGNGYLSVAGSGHHSTASTSNLSVPRAQHSRAVSLPSFSQEPFGPVSSQPGHMRAIAHQPQASFSSFSGLGGLNHSGFGLAIQNENSLPGWAEEEIGAK